TTCATCCTAAAATTTTGAATCTTtcaattttacaattatttattgaaaaaatgttTCAATGTTGTTTGTGGTATGTATATGTATGATAGAAAGTCTGTTTTTGCCTATActtgtttcttatattttttttcctacttCTGTTTCTGATTTTTAAACCAGGTGGCATTAGTGCTTTGACTGGATGAGATAGATGGACACGCTTCCAACAACTCAATAATCTTTAATTTGAAACACAGAAACTTGATTGTCTTGACTCTATCTCTGGGGCTCTGTAGCAATATACTACattttttctgaattttcttCAGGTGATAATGTTAATACAAACTTCTCTCCTTAGTTCAGTTGAAGCTGGTCTATGTTATGTATCTGATGATGGGAAAGATGTTCTATGTGATCGGATGCCTAGTGGTGAAACTTGGCAGGTATGTCTCGAATGCAATAGGTACCCTCTTGACTGGTGTAGAAAAGCTGAACCAGTGGAGTCAGATAGAAGGAAAGCTGATGATCCTTACCGCTCAAGCTTGGGTCAGACATCAACTGCTAGTATAATGACGGAAAATACTACACCTAAACCTAAGATGGTATACAGGAGAAAGAAGCTTCGTCAGGACTCAAACTTCAAACTAGAGCCAACTAATATGCTGGCAAGTGCAAATTACCCTTCAGTCGTAAGCGCTGCTGCACATTTATTATCAGCTGAGAAACAACCTGCTGGTTTTCGAGTAAATCATGAAATGGAAGTGGATAAAAATCCTACCTCACCTTCAGTCTTGTGTGATGGAGTAACCAAAGATAACATTCATAAAAACTTAGGTATTAGCAATGTAAATGGTAGTTGCTCCTCTTCAAAGGCAGATATGGAAACTGAAATGAATGTAAATGGTGAATGGTCCACCTCTAGTGTAATAGTCATGGATTCCACAAGGGAAGAAGTGACAGAAAAGGATTTCTGCATTAATACTTTAAGAACCCATGGACTTCTTGGAGAATATTCTCCTGAAGATAATGTGGCTTCTGGGGAAGATACTGTCATCACGGGTAATAACTGCTGTTCCAGGTCATGCAAAATATGTGATCGTGTAGACAGTTCACTGAACATGCTTTTATGTGATCATTGTGAAGATGCATATCATCCATCTTGCTACAATTCACGTTTGAAAAAATTGCCAATTGATGAGTGGTTTTGTCATTCATGTCTTAAGAAAAGGCAAAAAAATCTCAAGGAA
This Vigna angularis cultivar LongXiaoDou No.4 chromosome 4, ASM1680809v1, whole genome shotgun sequence DNA region includes the following protein-coding sequences:
- the LOC108329851 gene encoding uncharacterized protein LOC108329851 isoform X3, which encodes MTENTTPKPKMVYRRKKLRQDSNFKLEPTNMLASANYPSVVSAAAHLLSAEKQPAGFRVNHEMEVDKNPTSPSVLCDGVTKDNIHKNLGISNVNGSCSSSKADMETEMNVNGEWSTSSVIVMDSTREEVTEKDFCINTLRTHGLLGEYSPEDNVASGEDTVITGNNCCSRSCKICDRVDSSLNMLLCDHCEDAYHPSCYNSRLKKLPIDEWFCHSCLKKRQKNLKEPSIHNELGKCRATSVKGESNPILLMLRDTKPYTSSVRVGKGFQVEVLDWSGPIKSDEDTLPEPFEINPSDFNRLLEENTRSPAKLSAIGNWIQCQTVIDRANGTICGKWRRAPFFEVQTNAWECFCAIHWDPSHADCAVPQELETDQVLKQLKYVEVLRPRISAKRKKSDSTQDMD
- the LOC108329851 gene encoding uncharacterized protein LOC108329851 isoform X2, whose amino-acid sequence is MLIQTSLLSSVEAGLCYVSDDGKDVLCDRMPSGETWQVCLECNRYPLDWCRKAEPVESDRRKADDPYRSSLGQTSTASIMTENTTPKPKMVYRRKKLRQDSNFKLEPTNMLASANYPSVVSAAAHLLSAEKQPAGFRVNHEMEVDKNPTSPSVLCDGVTKDNIHKNLGISNVNGSCSSSKADMETEMNVNGEWSTSSVIVMDSTREEVTEKDFCINTLRTHGLLGEYSPEDNVASGEDTVITGNNCCSRSCKICDRVDSSLNMLLCDHCEDAYHPSCYNSRLKKLPIDEWFCHSCLKKRQKNLKEPSIHNELGKCRATSVKGESNPILLMLRDTKPYTSSVRVGKGFQVEVLDWSGPIKSDEDTLPEPFEINPSDFNRLLEENTRSPAKLSAIGNWIQCQTVIDRANGTICGKWRRAPFFEVQTNAWECFCAIHWDPSHADCAVPQELETDQVLKQLKYVEVFTYLHAHTATATNFC
- the LOC108329851 gene encoding uncharacterized protein LOC108329851 isoform X1, whose protein sequence is MLIQTSLLSSVEAGLCYVSDDGKDVLCDRMPSGETWQVCLECNRYPLDWCRKAEPVESDRRKADDPYRSSLGQTSTASIMTENTTPKPKMVYRRKKLRQDSNFKLEPTNMLASANYPSVVSAAAHLLSAEKQPAGFRVNHEMEVDKNPTSPSVLCDGVTKDNIHKNLGISNVNGSCSSSKADMETEMNVNGEWSTSSVIVMDSTREEVTEKDFCINTLRTHGLLGEYSPEDNVASGEDTVITGNNCCSRSCKICDRVDSSLNMLLCDHCEDAYHPSCYNSRLKKLPIDEWFCHSCLKKRQKNLKEPSIHNELGKCRATSVKGESNPILLMLRDTKPYTSSVRVGKGFQVEVLDWSGPIKSDEDTLPEPFEINPSDFNRLLEENTRSPAKLSAIGNWIQCQTVIDRANGTICGKWRRAPFFEVQTNAWECFCAIHWDPSHADCAVPQELETDQVLKQLKYVEVLRPRISAKRKKSDSTQDMD